A stretch of the Aspergillus puulaauensis MK2 DNA, chromosome 6, nearly complete sequence genome encodes the following:
- a CDS encoding ribonuclease III (COG:A;~EggNog:ENOG410PN1S;~InterPro:IPR000999,IPR036389;~PFAM:PF00636,PF14622;~go_function: GO:0004525 - ribonuclease III activity [Evidence IEA];~go_process: GO:0006396 - RNA processing [Evidence IEA]), with protein sequence MDKKRKSVFSSHHGDSVLTRAKKNHLLHSSNTAPLQGFLSDTDFDNDVQIIFNIIDKITATSEDSVANPSSDILKAANDFSQALRHASTPNKPTTNLCHDRDIPTSLSSSSSLPPLPRIIDEKLERAVFTHPGVSKDPKISYDRLEVLGDAYIELIATKLIWNKFQQIPSGRISQIRELLVKNETLAEYTTEYGIDQRASVPHDYSSQPKRWTKTKGDIFEAYVAAVVLSHPNGYDIAEKWLSQLWSSKLATIEESHAHSQAKEDLAKKIMGKGVKLKYIDERKPLQHEGGMQTFFIGVYLTGWGWTNKHLGSGQGSNKTIAGNKAAQQALENGCLIKDIVASKLMHGTGRP encoded by the exons ATGGATAAGAAGCGCAAGTCAGTCTTTTCATCGCATCATGGTGATTCAGTACTGACAAGGGCGAAG AAaaaccatcttcttcatagTTCCAATACGGCTCCTCTGCAGGGATTTCTATCAGACACAGATTTTGACAACGATGTACAAATAATTTTCAATATAATCGACAAAATTACCGCAACATCTGAAGATAGTGTCGCTAATCCCAGCTCGGACATTTTGAAAGCCGCCAATGACTTTAGTCAAGCTCTACGGCATGCGTCTACTCCCAACAAACCAACTACAAATCTCTGTCATGATCGCGATATACCGACAAGTTTATCATCAAGCTCTAGCCTGCCCCCATTGCCCCGAATTATTGACGAGAAACTTGAAAGAGCGGTTTTTACACACCCGGGAGTGAGCAAAGATCCAAAAATAAGTTATGATAGGCTTGAAGTCCTTGGCGACGCATATATAGAGCTCATAGCTACAAAACTCATCTGGAACAAATTCCAGCAGATACCATCTGGCCGGATTTCACAGATTAGGGAGCTTCTGGTAAAGAATGAGACTCTGGCCGAATATACTACAGAGTATGGGATTGACCAAAGAGCTTCAGTTCCACATGATTATTCAAGCCAGCCGAAGCGGTGGACCAAAACGAAAGGCGATATCTTCGAGGCCTACGTGGCTGCTGTTGTACTATCACATCCTAATGGATATGATATTGCTGAAAAATGGCTCTCACAATTATGGTCCTCCAAACTTGCAACCATTGAGGAATCGCATGCACACTCGCAGGCCAAGGAAGATCTCGCCAAAAAAATAATGGGAAAAGGCGTCAAACTGAAATACATTGATGAAAGGAAGCCGCTACAGCACGAAGGAGGTATGCAAACCTTTTTTATCGGTGTTTACCTCACGGGTTGGGGATGGACCAACAAACACCTTGGATCTGGCCAGGGGTCGAACAAAACAATTGCTGGGAATAAGGCAGCTCAACAGGCCCTAGAAAATGGCTGTTTAATCAAGGATATTGTCGCATCCAAGCTCATGCATGGGACAGGCAGGCCGTAG
- a CDS encoding uncharacterized protein (COG:S;~EggNog:ENOG410PX7W), translating into MDWERTRRFDDHRGGESYRPGSSRGYTRRSRSPPRIRSPPNRLVADTWAPSTGRPYTRPRTRSPPPYRRRSRSPQLYNKDTGVGSYSKTYVPRRFSPRRDVRPRSPASSSRRPRSPFGEDRSRDAGWNQSTSTCRPPRDSSAGGRDYGHYRKERHPPSAGRHTRSGSPLRRGPSFEDDHRPQTTARARSPFYKGRRDATANRYLGPRRRSQSPNDIHTKRPSASGSMSNSRRSSPSDNKNNTPSRGNRSRSPPASHPLGRRRSRDWGVLLAQNDSTPSTKSNLTTPEGRIDSPTGEQMFRKSLPSNDDTRPSPLPGIQGRSNHIKASYPSNAPSQPKAFTNKRNHKSPPPGPPHGPKTLASHPRASNISLLSAPTRPRGNSTLKDSGWTTTPIRRGPAPAGSHGTPTAPRSNQLAALGVEPQRARSCHHNSVSSTSSPHTPRYSRFFVGLNTIIPGGRLHPLELDSMTEKRLSQLDADRDRLFEQISESQKLKRAGLRDWNKLDRESSICALKSELAEGHLHCITDTEGTLGRALF; encoded by the exons ATGGATTGGGAGCGTACAAGGAG ATTTGATGATCACCGTGGTGGAGAGAGTTATCGCCCAGGAAGCTCTCGAGGATATACTCGTCGCAGCAGGTCTCCCCCCCGGATACGCTCGCCCCCTAATCGCCTTGTTGCCGATACATGGGCGCCATCTACTGGACGGCCATATACTCGCCCGAGGACCCGTTCACCGCCTCCATATAGGCGTCGTTCACGAAGTCCGCAGCTGTATAACAAGGATACTGGTGTTGGTTCGTATTCGAAGACGTACGTCCCACGGCGATTCTCACCTCGTCGGGATGTGAGGCCCAGATCTCCTGCGTCATCTTCAAGACGGCCAAGGTCTCCCTTCGGGGAAGATCGTTCTCGTGATGCTGGATGGAACCAGAGTACCTCAACTTGTAGGCCGCCAAGAGACTCTTCGGCCGGAGGCCGCGATTATGGGCACTATAGAAAGGAGCGCCACCCGCCTTCTGCTGGTCGACACACGCGATCTGGGTCACCACTAAGACGTGGACCATCATTCGAAGACGATCACCGCCCACAGACGACAGCTCGTGCTCGGAGCCCTTTTTATAAGGGCCGTAGAGACGCTACTGCCAACCGATATCTAGGGCCAAGGCGACGGTCCCAATCCCCAAATGATATCCACACCAAGCGACCATCTGCCTCTGGGTCTATGTCCAACTCAAGGCGGTCGTCTCCCAGCGACAATAAGAACAATACCCCTTCAAGAGGCAATAGAAGCCGGTCACCGCCTGCCAGCCATCCCCTGGGCCGTCGTCGCTCTAGAGACTGGGGAGTCTTGCTAGCCCAGAATGACTCCACGCCCTCAACAAAAAGTAACTTGACCACTCCGGAAGGCAGGATCGACTCACCAACTGGGGAGCAAATGTTTCGGAAGTCACTGCCCAGTAACGACGATACGAGGCCATCTCCACTACCTGGAATACAGGGTAGGTCAAATCACATCAAAGCGTCATATCCGAGTAATGCTCCGAGTCAGCCAAAGGCATTCACAAATAAACGCAACCACAAGTCACCTCCACCAGGACCGCCACATGGCCCAAAGACCCTCGCATCGCATCCTCGCGCATCGAACATTTCCCTTTTGTCTGCCCCGACGAGGCCCCGCGGAAACTCAACTCTGAAAGACAGTGGTTGGACAACAACGCCGATACGCCGTGGGCCTGCACCTGCTGGGTCACATGGAACGCCCACTGCCCCTCGAAGCAATCAATTAGCAGCTCTTGGTGTCGAACCACAACGCGCCCGTTCCTGCCACCATAACAGTGTTTCCAGTACCTCGTCCCCTCACACTCCAAGATACTCCAGGTTTTTTGTAGGTCTCAATACCATCATTCCGGGAGGTAGACTCCATCCATTAGAGCTTGACAGTATGACGGAAAAGCGCCTTTCTCAGCTTGACGCCGATAGGGATCGACTTTTCGAACAGATTTCAGAGAGCCAAAAGCTGAAGCGTGCTGGGTTAAGGGATTGGAATAAGCTTGACCGGGAGAGCTCTATTTGTGCTTTGAAAAGTGAACTTGCTGAAGGACATTTACATTGTATCACTGACACTGAAGGTACACTTGGCAGGGCATTGTTTTGA
- the ERD2 gene encoding endoplasmic reticulum retention protein (COG:U;~EggNog:ENOG410PKGJ;~InterPro:IPR000133;~PFAM:PF00810;~TransMembrane:6 (i38-56o62-80i96-114o120-139i151-168o180-200i);~go_component: GO:0016021 - integral component of membrane [Evidence IEA];~go_function: GO:0046923 - ER retention sequence binding [Evidence IEA];~go_process: GO:0006621 - protein retention in ER lumen [Evidence IEA]): MNIFRLLADFSHLASIFVLLQKMKSSSSCSGLSFKSQALYLMVFVTRYLDLFWAFTDSLYNTTFKILFIGSSGYIIYLMLNDYRPTHDPNLDTFKVQYLLASSAILALFFTHDYSISEILWTFSIWLESVAILPQLFMLQRTGEADTITTHYLFALGLYRALYIPNWIYRYFSEGHLDPVSVVAGVIQTLLYSDFFYIYYTKIMKGKKFSLPV; this comes from the exons ATGAATATTTTCAGGTTACTGG CCGATTTCTCCCATCTTGCTTCAATCTTTGTTCTGCTACAGAAGATGAAGTCCTCCAGC AGCTGCTCAGGGTTGTCTTTTAAGTCACAAGCCTTGTACTTGATGGTGTTCGTGACTCGTTATCTTG ATTTGTTTTGGGCATTTACCGACTCGCTATACAATACGAcctttaaaatattatttatcgGCTCGTCGGGTTACATTATTTACCTTATGCTCAATGATTATCGACCTACGCATGATCCGAACCTGGACACGTTTAAGGTGCAATACTTGCTTGCCTCGAGCGCAATCCTCGCACTTTTCTTCACACATGACTATAGTATCTCGGAG ATTCTCTGGACTTTCTCGATTTGGCTAGAGTCCGTGGCAATCCTCCCCCAGCTTTTCATGCTTCAACGCACTGGAGAGGCGGATACTATAACCACCCATTATTTATTCGCATTAGGGCTATATAGGGCCCTTTATATTCCAAACTGGATATACCGGTACTTTTCAGAAGGCCATTTGGACCCCGTTTCTGTCGTAGCGGGCGTCATTCAGACCCTGTTATATTCCGACTTTTTCTACATTTACTACACGAA GATAATGAAAGGCAAGAAATTTTCTCTTCCCgtctaa